The genomic window TCCCGGGGATTAGTGAGACATTAGAAAAATATTATGTATATCTCTCCGTGGGTATAACGCTACTCCTCGGGTACATGATAGTGAGCTCCCTCTCCGATTTCGCTTACTGGTCGACCAGGCTGAAGTACGAGGAGGGGACGGCTGGAGCTGTGAGGAGCGTAATAAAGATAATTGGTGTAGGATCGCTCCTCTCAGGTATAGCGGGAGCTGTCGCTGGAGGAGTGGCTGGTGTGGCTTTGGGAGGGTTCATAGGGATCGTGATAGGTCAGGCTAGTCAGCAGATAATAGGGCAGGGAGTCGCAGGCCTGATAGTGCTCGTTACGAGGCCTATCTCAATAGGGGACAGGATAACTGTGTCCAATGAGACAGGGGTCGTCAGGGACATAAGCACTATGTTCACTATAATCGAGAGGGATGATAAGAGCGTTGTGATGATACCGAACAGCATGCTGATGGGATCCAAAATATATAAATTTCAGAGCTCTTGAGCTACCTCCAAGAAGCCTCTAGATGCCCTCTTAACCATCGAGATGAACAGGGAGATGAGCCTCCTGACCAGGGGGTTCATGTCCTTAGCGTACCAACTGAAGATATCGTCGAGCCACTTGATATCATGCCTCAGGCATACTCTCATCAGTTCGAGCTGCTCCTCAGTCGGCTCCCTCTTGTACCAGCTCTCCCCCCTCAGTAAGCCCATGGGGACGAAGTACATCGGTACTATCAAGCTCCTGAAATCCCTCAAATCCTCGACCAACTCTATAGAGGCTATAGTATCCTCTGGTCTCTCCTCTGGTATCCCAGTTATCAGAGTGGCCGCTGGGACTATCTTGGCATCGTGCATTATGGAGAAAGCATCTATGACTATATTCCTCCAATCTTTCACACTGTATGGGAGGGCTTTAGCCGGCATTATCTTCTCAGCTAATCTCACGCTCCCCGTCTCTATACCGACTTCAACTCCCTTGTAGTAATCACCGAACATCTCGCTTATCCTACTCACTAACTTGAAGTTCTCCTCAGCGTACTTGACTGCAGAGAGGCTGAAGTGGCTCCAGGCTATATTGACTTTCTTACTCTTGACGAGTTCATGTAACTTGAGGAGGGCCCCCTCGTCAGGGTATACGCCCCTGGAACCGTAGAGGAGGACGTCGTCTGAGTGCAGTATGACTCCCCTCACCCCTCCCCTCAAGTTTACATCTATCTCCTCTGATATCATATCTAGGGTGTAATGCCTCAGAGGC from Candidatus Korarchaeum sp. includes these protein-coding regions:
- a CDS encoding mechanosensitive ion channel family protein; this translates as MRGQLRRSIASIFLWTFLYLLINSIVFVTIPSIFPGISETLEKYYVYLSVGITLLLGYMIVSSLSDFAYWSTRLKYEEGTAGAVRSVIKIIGVGSLLSGIAGAVAGGVAGVALGGFIGIVIGQASQQIIGQGVAGLIVLVTRPISIGDRITVSNETGVVRDISTMFTIIERDDKSVVMIPNSMLMGSKIYKFQSS
- a CDS encoding B12-binding domain-containing radical SAM protein, whose translation is MDVVITSDRTMITDHHGKEFLGFMTTAPPIFLPEKIWMSIAAPKIKVNDIGEPCQAPYGLRKIEAALLDAGIDAAVIDPDHLLKHPEARVVAIGHHDYFALGPPSSEWWVLTGREPVNARSFRRFMESKEMEYFRRKGAKIVVGGPAAWQWLYKPELIERWGITTIIDGEGERVIVDVVRKILDGEEPPKLIQVGVDEVPSLDEIPLIKKPSVNGLVEVSRGCPRGCRFCSVTLRPLRHYTLDMISEEIDVNLRGGVRGVILHSDDVLLYGSRGVYPDEGALLKLHELVKSKKVNIAWSHFSLSAVKYAEENFKLVSRISEMFGDYYKGVEVGIETGSVRLAEKIMPAKALPYSVKDWRNIVIDAFSIMHDAKIVPAATLITGIPEERPEDTIASIELVEDLRDFRSLIVPMYFVPMGLLRGESWYKREPTEEQLELMRVCLRHDIKWLDDIFSWYAKDMNPLVRRLISLFISMVKRASRGFLEVAQEL